The Montipora capricornis isolate CH-2021 chromosome 1, ASM3666992v2, whole genome shotgun sequence genome contains a region encoding:
- the LOC138059992 gene encoding D(1C) dopamine receptor-like, translating to MNNRTNAIDIPEYESDDSWWDWRTFFLVFFIIVMIVTIVGNSLICIAIYFDRRLHNPTNWFIASLAVSDFLFASATLPFRILSIVTIIQHVWICKAWIWMDMACAAASIANLAVISVDRHLKITKPFVYRRKMTNRRSFLAIGGVWLYAATLSTLSIIAWPGEPGVQLTAYGICYNINKKFYMVVIIAGFLFPLIVLVTCYSIILRTIWIQFKKRQHMSANFSSKEDRHTRKSVQQEFKVTKSIAIVLLIFTLCWAPFFIVFTIQQYDMSIMVRHIPEVLYYLTFIILPNLNSALNPIIYGYFNTGIRSAFKKIVVSICDKRAR from the coding sequence ATGAATAACAGGACAAATGCAATAGACATTCCTGAATATGAATCTGACGACTCTTGGTGGGATTGgagaacattttttttagtCTTTTTCATTATTGTAATGATTGTGACCATAGTTGGAAACAGCTTAATTTGTATCGCCATATACTTCGACCGGCGTCTCCACAACCCTACAAACTGGTTTATTGCGTCTCTTGCAGTAAGTGACTTTCTATTCGCATCTGCTACCCTACCCTTCCGTATCCTCTCCATCGTAACGATCATACAACATGTTTGGATCTGCAAGGCATGGATTTGGATGGACATGGCTTGTGCGGCGGCATCCATCGCCAATCTGGCGGTGATCTCAGTTGACAGACACTTGAAAATTACCAAACCTTTTGTTTATCGTAGAAAGATGACAAACCGGCGCTCGTTTTTGGCCATTGGCGGCGTATGGCTGTACGCGGCCACACTGTCTACGCTTTCCATAATTGCTTGGCCTGGAGAGCCAGGTGTTCAATTGACCGCTTACGGCATATGTTATAATATCAACAAAAAATTCTACATGGTAGTGATCATAGCAGGTTTTCTGTTCCCACTTATTGTGCTCGTGACTTGTTACAGCATCATTTTGCGCACCATCTGGATTCAGTTTAAAAAAAGGCAACACATGAGTGCCAACTTCAGCAGCAAGGAAGACAGGCATACGCGAAAGAGCGTGCAGCAGGAATTCAAAGTCACTAAGTCAATCGCCATTGTCCTGTTGATTTTCACTTTGTGTTGGGCCCCATTTTTTATCGTGTTCACTATTCAACAGTATGATATGTCTATTATGGTGAGACACATTCCGGAGGTTCTCTATTACCTGACCTTCATTATTCTACCAAACTTAAACAGTGCTTTAAATCCGATCATTTACGGGTACTTTAATACTGGAATTCGGAGCGCCTTTAAGAAGATAGTTGTATCCATATGCGACAAAAGGGCCCGTTAA